From one Nocardioides scoriae genomic stretch:
- a CDS encoding GAF and ANTAR domain-containing protein, which produces MNDSIARAIAHAANRMSETATVEETLEVIVRSAAEALPHFDHVGIGTKDGEEPMQTRAASSDLVRQLDDIQNTVGQGPCLESLQGTEVIVAPHIHHEQRWPKYVPSAVAIGLQAQLAVRLHLDASGTMGGLNLYSTSRDQIAADDITTAALFATHAAVALGKAHEVESLSHAVATRQLIGQAIGILMHQYSLDEKSAQAFLWRASSTSNVKVRDIAERILAEANRAGAST; this is translated from the coding sequence TTGAACGACAGCATCGCTCGTGCCATCGCGCACGCCGCCAACCGCATGAGCGAGACGGCGACCGTGGAGGAGACCCTCGAGGTCATCGTCCGCAGTGCCGCCGAGGCCCTGCCGCACTTCGACCACGTGGGCATCGGCACCAAGGACGGCGAGGAGCCCATGCAGACGCGAGCAGCCTCCAGCGATCTCGTCCGCCAGCTGGACGACATCCAGAACACCGTGGGCCAGGGCCCGTGCCTGGAGAGCCTGCAGGGCACCGAGGTGATCGTCGCGCCCCACATCCACCACGAGCAGCGATGGCCGAAGTACGTGCCGTCGGCCGTGGCCATCGGCCTCCAGGCTCAGCTGGCGGTGCGGCTGCACCTCGACGCGAGCGGCACCATGGGCGGGCTCAACCTGTACTCGACCTCACGCGACCAGATCGCGGCCGACGACATCACCACCGCCGCCCTCTTCGCCACCCATGCCGCCGTCGCCCTGGGGAAGGCCCACGAGGTGGAGAGCCTGAGCCATGCGGTCGCCACCCGCCAGCTCATCGGCCAGGCCATCGGGATCCTGATGCACCAGTACAGCCTGGACGAGAAGTCCGCTCAGGCCTTCCTGTGGCGCGCGTCGTCGACGTCGAACGTCAAGGTGCGCGACATCGCCGAGCGGATCCTCGCCGAGGCCAACAGGGCCGGCGCCAGCACCTAG
- a CDS encoding TetR/AcrR family transcriptional regulator yields MVTQVERSAAAVTRLLDATEVVLHERGYAGTTTTAVCEQAGLSQGGLFRHFPTRRALLVATARRVAERQTTDVPTGLDLPGALHHLRDRVRSRSNVVWHELVHASRTDPELRDGLAPALREYHRRTAAAVTSLLPTGRAWTPEHQRALRLAVTYLDGEAAVAHVLPDPDRDQDALQALLELLRPFFEEAP; encoded by the coding sequence GTGGTCACCCAGGTCGAGCGCAGCGCCGCTGCCGTCACGCGGCTGCTGGACGCCACCGAGGTGGTGCTGCACGAGCGCGGGTACGCCGGCACCACCACGACCGCGGTGTGCGAGCAGGCCGGCCTGAGCCAGGGGGGCCTGTTCCGGCACTTCCCGACGCGGCGTGCCCTGCTGGTCGCGACGGCTCGCCGCGTGGCCGAGCGCCAGACCACCGACGTCCCGACCGGGCTCGACCTGCCGGGTGCGCTGCACCACCTGCGCGATCGGGTGCGGTCGCGGTCCAACGTGGTGTGGCACGAGCTGGTGCACGCGTCCCGCACCGACCCCGAGCTCCGCGACGGGCTCGCACCGGCCCTGCGGGAGTACCACCGCCGCACCGCGGCAGCGGTCACCTCGCTGCTGCCGACCGGACGGGCGTGGACCCCCGAGCACCAGCGAGCGCTGCGCCTGGCCGTGACCTACCTCGACGGCGAGGCGGCCGTCGCGCACGTCCTGCCCGACCCCGACCGGGACCAGGACGCCCTGCAGGCGCTCCTGGAGCTGCTCCGACCATTCTTCGAGGAGGCACCGTGA
- a CDS encoding diguanylate cyclase domain-containing protein, with translation MTSAPELVSWVGSETGPAFDDDLLRHVLDSHGVRATYQPLVDLDDGRIVAFESLARGPIGSALEQPDALFGAARRAGRVSDLDAACRLAAVAGARAAGLAAPYRLFVNAEPEALTAWEPESMHAQGDLPITVVVELTERALAARPAELLQAVARMRTLGWGVALDDVGAVPESLALLPMLRPDVIKLDMRLVQQRATADVAAVMNAVHAEAERSGTVILAEGLETKEHVQTARAFGATLGQGWFFGRPGPLVAPLPPFTGRPVVILKHDSHEPHPSPFEHVAASRTARQAVKPLLIEVSKQLEAQARHAGDSAVVLSSFQSAQFFTTDTIRRYTDLAEHTAFVGALGEGMSPEPCPGVRGAVLEDDDPVRGEWDIAVLGPHFSATLVARDLGDDGPDRNRRFEFVLSHDRELTIAVANSLMSRIWPEPRRLDPPLRTPDAQTEALAALAAAAHERESQHVLGHDTSIPAEVSPLILERALAAATAGITVADVRDPRHPLIWVNRAFTDLTGYTSDDVLGRNCRFLQGPATDPQVVSDMRSAIADGRELRVLLRNLRKDGTWWWNEVHLSPVIGDGGELTHYIGVQNDVTSRVEAEEKIMQMAYNDALTGLPNRIRLAERMEVSLARGRAHDRCTGLLFIDLDNFKHVNDQYGHTAGDDLLRRVAARLRSVVRAEDLLARHGGDEFLVLLSDLAPESAREVVGRVAASMTEALQAPFDIPGCRWTVQASIGTSVAPHDGQTADELLGRADSAMYAVKQTRDVARH, from the coding sequence GTGACTTCTGCACCGGAGCTCGTCTCGTGGGTCGGGTCCGAGACCGGCCCGGCGTTCGACGACGACCTGCTGCGACACGTCCTCGACTCGCATGGTGTCCGGGCGACGTACCAGCCCCTGGTCGACCTCGACGACGGGCGCATCGTGGCCTTCGAGTCGCTCGCGCGGGGGCCCATCGGGTCCGCCTTGGAACAGCCCGACGCGCTCTTCGGCGCCGCTCGTCGTGCCGGTCGGGTGAGCGACCTCGACGCTGCGTGCCGACTGGCTGCGGTGGCCGGTGCGCGTGCGGCCGGGCTCGCGGCGCCGTACCGCCTGTTCGTCAACGCCGAGCCCGAGGCCCTCACGGCGTGGGAGCCCGAGTCGATGCACGCCCAGGGCGACCTGCCCATCACCGTGGTCGTCGAGCTCACGGAGCGCGCTCTCGCAGCCCGACCTGCGGAGCTCCTGCAGGCCGTCGCTCGGATGCGGACGCTCGGCTGGGGTGTCGCCCTGGACGACGTCGGCGCGGTCCCGGAGTCCCTCGCGCTGCTGCCGATGCTGCGGCCCGACGTGATCAAGCTGGACATGCGCCTGGTGCAGCAGCGCGCGACGGCCGACGTCGCTGCGGTGATGAACGCTGTCCACGCGGAAGCCGAGCGGTCGGGCACCGTGATCCTCGCCGAGGGGCTCGAGACCAAGGAGCACGTGCAGACGGCACGCGCCTTCGGGGCGACCCTGGGGCAGGGCTGGTTCTTCGGGCGGCCTGGTCCGCTGGTCGCACCGCTCCCGCCCTTCACCGGCCGACCGGTCGTGATCCTCAAGCACGACTCTCACGAGCCGCACCCCTCCCCGTTCGAGCACGTGGCGGCGTCGCGGACGGCCCGGCAGGCGGTCAAGCCGCTGCTCATCGAGGTGAGCAAGCAGCTGGAGGCCCAGGCACGCCACGCCGGTGACAGCGCCGTCGTGCTCTCGTCCTTCCAGAGCGCCCAGTTCTTCACCACGGACACGATCCGCCGCTACACCGACCTCGCCGAGCACACCGCCTTCGTCGGCGCGCTGGGTGAAGGCATGTCACCCGAGCCCTGCCCAGGGGTGCGGGGTGCCGTCCTGGAGGACGACGACCCCGTCCGAGGTGAGTGGGACATCGCCGTCCTGGGACCCCACTTCTCCGCGACCCTGGTCGCCCGGGACCTGGGCGACGACGGGCCCGACCGGAACCGCCGGTTCGAGTTCGTCCTGTCCCACGATCGTGAGCTCACCATCGCCGTCGCCAACTCCCTGATGTCGCGGATCTGGCCCGAGCCGCGACGCCTGGACCCGCCCCTCAGGACCCCCGACGCCCAGACGGAGGCCCTGGCCGCGCTGGCTGCCGCTGCGCACGAGCGCGAGTCGCAGCACGTCCTCGGCCATGACACCAGCATCCCCGCGGAGGTCTCGCCCCTCATCCTCGAGCGCGCGCTGGCCGCTGCCACCGCCGGCATCACCGTGGCCGACGTGCGCGACCCCCGGCACCCCCTCATCTGGGTCAACCGCGCCTTCACCGACCTCACCGGCTACACCTCCGACGACGTGCTCGGTCGCAACTGCCGGTTCCTGCAGGGGCCGGCCACCGACCCGCAGGTGGTCTCCGACATGCGCTCGGCCATCGCGGACGGCCGCGAGCTGCGGGTGCTGCTCCGCAACCTGCGCAAGGACGGGACGTGGTGGTGGAACGAGGTCCACCTCTCCCCCGTCATCGGGGACGGTGGTGAGCTCACGCACTACATCGGCGTGCAGAACGACGTCACCTCGCGGGTGGAGGCCGAGGAGAAGATCATGCAGATGGCCTACAACGACGCCCTGACCGGCCTGCCCAACCGGATCCGGCTCGCCGAGCGCATGGAGGTCAGCCTCGCCCGCGGCCGGGCCCACGACCGGTGCACCGGCCTGCTGTTCATCGACCTCGACAACTTCAAGCACGTCAACGACCAGTACGGCCACACAGCCGGCGACGACCTGCTGCGCCGGGTGGCCGCTCGACTGCGCAGCGTCGTCCGGGCCGAGGACCTGCTGGCGCGCCACGGCGGTGACGAGTTCCTGGTCCTGCTCAGCGACCTGGCACCCGAGAGCGCCCGCGAGGTCGTCGGCCGAGTGGCGGCCAGCATGACCGAGGCCCTCCAGGCGCCGTTCGACATCCCCGGGTGCCGCTGGACGGTGCAGGCCAGCATCGGTACCAGCGTCGCCCCCCACGACGGCCAGACCGCCGACGAGCTGCTGGGCCGGGCCGACTCGGCCATGTACGCCGTGAAGCAGACACGGGACGTCGCGCGCCACTGA
- a CDS encoding class F sortase, whose amino-acid sequence MRSTVSGGRLRRAAPALLVVGLGVAAGCGTTPSGDAATASSGPTADGTVAPRAVEATPARRAGAQRPEVPQQLLLPAGDAVQLAAVDTRSDGLLEVPDDVRRAGWWRGGARVGDPFGVTLLAGHVDSATQGLGAFASLLEVEAGDHFVLSSATLQQTFVATSRELVEQGPLTGRTDLTDPAGERRIVLVTCAPPYDASRGGYQRLAVVTATSLGAPVRRGGAR is encoded by the coding sequence GTGAGGTCCACGGTGTCCGGTGGCCGGCTGCGCAGGGCCGCGCCCGCGCTGCTGGTCGTCGGCCTGGGGGTCGCCGCGGGCTGCGGCACCACGCCGTCCGGCGACGCCGCCACCGCCTCGTCCGGGCCGACGGCCGACGGCACCGTGGCCCCGCGGGCGGTGGAGGCCACACCGGCGCGGCGCGCCGGGGCCCAGCGCCCCGAGGTCCCGCAGCAGCTGCTGCTGCCCGCCGGCGACGCCGTGCAGCTGGCGGCGGTGGACACCCGCTCCGACGGTCTCCTCGAGGTGCCGGACGACGTGCGCCGCGCGGGCTGGTGGCGCGGCGGGGCCCGGGTCGGCGACCCGTTCGGGGTGACCCTGCTCGCCGGTCACGTCGACTCGGCCACCCAGGGGCTCGGAGCGTTCGCCTCCCTCCTCGAGGTCGAGGCCGGTGACCACTTCGTGCTCTCCTCGGCCACGCTCCAGCAGACCTTCGTCGCGACCTCGCGCGAGCTGGTCGAGCAGGGACCGCTCACCGGTCGCACCGACCTGACCGACCCGGCCGGGGAGCGCCGCATCGTGCTCGTCACCTGCGCGCCGCCGTACGACGCGTCGCGCGGTGGCTACCAGCGCCTGGCCGTGGTGACGGCCACGTCGCTGGGCGCCCCCGTCCGGCGGGGAGGTGCGCGGTGA
- a CDS encoding FAD-binding dehydrogenase, producing MNTDDFQPDAIVVGAGLAGLVATHELVLAGKRVLVLDQENRANLGGQAFWSLGGLFFVDSPEQRRMGIKDSAELAWHDWQGSAGFGPDPEVASVEDEDGWGRRWARAYVAFATHEKRDYLRALGLRSVPMVGWAERGGADAQGHGNSVPRFHLTWGTGPEVVRVFEEPVLGGERNGLVTFGFRHRVDELVVEDGAVVGVRGAVLEPTDAARGEASSRTVTRGFDLRAPAVIVTSGGIGGNHDLVRETWPTERMGPAPEHLISGVPAHVDGRMLAITEAAGGRVVNRDRMWHYTEGIHNWDPIWPQHAIRVIPGPSSLWLDATGHRFPAPNFPGCDNLRTMRAILATGYDYSWFVLTQSIIEKEFALSGSEQNPDLTEKDLRVLLRERLSKGAPSPVEAFKEHGEDFVVAHDVRDLVAGMNELARPGTAGDAPVLDADEVESMIRARDRELDNAFSKDAQLMLVANARRSLTDKLVRVAKPHRLLDPAHGPLVAVRLNILTRKTLGGLQTDLESRVLGPDGRSVPGLYAAGEVAGFGGGGVHGHNALEGTFLGGCIFSGRIAGRAVASS from the coding sequence GTGAACACCGACGACTTCCAGCCCGACGCCATCGTCGTGGGCGCCGGGCTGGCCGGCCTGGTCGCCACCCACGAGCTCGTGCTCGCCGGCAAGCGGGTCCTGGTCCTGGACCAGGAGAACCGCGCCAACCTCGGGGGCCAGGCCTTCTGGTCGCTGGGCGGCCTGTTCTTCGTCGACTCCCCCGAGCAGCGCCGGATGGGCATCAAGGACTCCGCGGAGCTCGCCTGGCACGACTGGCAGGGCTCGGCCGGCTTCGGACCCGACCCCGAGGTCGCGTCCGTGGAGGACGAGGACGGCTGGGGCCGCCGCTGGGCCCGGGCCTACGTCGCCTTCGCCACCCACGAGAAGCGCGACTACCTGCGCGCGCTGGGGCTGCGGTCGGTCCCCATGGTCGGCTGGGCCGAGCGCGGCGGCGCCGACGCCCAGGGCCACGGCAACTCGGTGCCCCGCTTCCACCTGACCTGGGGCACCGGCCCCGAGGTCGTGCGCGTCTTCGAGGAGCCCGTGCTCGGGGGCGAGCGCAACGGTCTGGTGACCTTCGGCTTCCGCCACCGCGTCGACGAGCTCGTCGTCGAGGACGGCGCCGTCGTCGGCGTGCGAGGCGCGGTGCTCGAGCCCACCGACGCGGCCCGGGGCGAGGCGTCCTCCCGCACGGTCACCAGGGGCTTCGACCTGAGGGCGCCGGCCGTCATCGTCACCTCCGGCGGCATCGGCGGCAACCACGACCTGGTCCGGGAGACCTGGCCCACCGAGCGGATGGGGCCCGCCCCGGAGCACCTGATCTCCGGGGTCCCGGCGCACGTCGACGGTCGCATGCTGGCCATCACCGAGGCCGCCGGCGGCCGGGTGGTCAACCGCGACCGGATGTGGCACTACACCGAGGGGATCCACAACTGGGACCCGATCTGGCCCCAGCACGCCATCCGGGTCATCCCCGGACCCTCCTCGCTGTGGCTCGATGCCACCGGACACCGCTTCCCGGCCCCCAACTTCCCGGGCTGCGACAACCTGCGCACCATGCGCGCGATCCTCGCCACCGGCTACGACTACTCGTGGTTCGTGCTGACCCAGTCGATCATCGAGAAGGAGTTCGCCCTCTCGGGCTCCGAGCAGAACCCCGACCTGACCGAGAAGGACCTCCGGGTGCTGCTGCGCGAGCGGCTGTCCAAGGGCGCACCCAGCCCGGTCGAGGCCTTCAAGGAGCACGGCGAGGACTTCGTGGTCGCCCACGACGTGCGCGACCTCGTCGCCGGCATGAACGAGCTGGCGCGGCCCGGCACGGCCGGCGACGCACCCGTGCTGGACGCCGACGAGGTCGAGTCGATGATCCGGGCGCGCGACCGGGAGCTCGACAACGCTTTCTCCAAGGACGCGCAGCTGATGCTGGTGGCCAACGCCCGCAGGTCGCTGACCGACAAGCTGGTCCGCGTGGCCAAGCCGCACCGGCTGCTCGACCCGGCGCACGGCCCGCTGGTCGCCGTGCGCCTCAACATCTTGACCCGCAAGACCCTCGGCGGGCTGCAGACCGACCTCGAGTCACGCGTCCTCGGGCCCGACGGCCGATCGGTGCCGGGCCTGTACGCCGCCGGCGAGGTCGCCGGTTTCGGGGGCGGCGGGGTCCACGGCCACAACGCCCTGGAGGGCACCTTCCTCGGCGGCTGCATCTTCTCCGGACGGATCGCGGGACGGGCGGTCGCCTCGTCCTGA
- a CDS encoding sigma factor-like helix-turn-helix DNA-binding protein, with protein MLRYYDDLSEQQIAETLGCSRGTVKSQASDALATLRRRYAAAADLVTDGEPS; from the coding sequence GTGCTGCGCTACTACGACGACCTCAGCGAGCAGCAGATCGCCGAGACCCTCGGGTGCAGCCGGGGCACGGTGAAGTCCCAGGCCTCGGACGCGCTGGCCACCCTGCGCCGCCGGTACGCCGCCGCGGCCGACCTCGTCACGGACGGAGAGCCCTCATGA
- a CDS encoding ATP-binding protein encodes MGPSPHRDAPDLDSVLDAVPMLVVVIDRETQHVVRMNRIALHTLECTPEQVIGVRWQELVDEQTAPVMHAAMSGERSTMGLESTITSGSGHPRRVLWSVGRALESTAMTADHVVLTGLDVTPTGPPQGLFSHVVKGKSTPMIVGTDLAGRVTLFNSTAEHVLGRSACDMVGRALPAELFEQAEIAERAHRLGVPADLTLLTRDLSGLDRRRSDVDLGPLDRRQRRGGGPQDRRGGGPGDRRDRRSGSADDRRSGGAQDRRGSGAQPRDWTLIRSDGARLTASVSITRVAGDSTDHVGYLAIAEDVTEQRRTRNLLIAGLEKEAEAVRRLRELDRARTDFVATVSHELRTPITSILGYVEVLLDAVADQPPSVHHDMLEAVRRNGERMHSLAENLLTLSSFEAGEFSMKVTSLDLRTVVERAEQALRPFIDERRLTTSFELPSHPVPVQGDLAHLERVLLNLMSNALKFTEDGGRVTCRLSSCHGQAVLEVVDTGIGVPAAEQGQLFTRFFRSSTAEKRAIQGTGIGLNVVDAIVRRHGGVIEVDSEEGRGTSMLVRLPLHVTRDPDPVTTTDAPQQSAGVLVDS; translated from the coding sequence GTGGGCCCATCCCCCCACCGCGACGCACCAGACCTCGACTCGGTCCTCGACGCCGTCCCCATGCTGGTCGTCGTCATCGACCGCGAGACCCAGCACGTCGTGCGCATGAACCGCATCGCCCTGCACACCCTGGAGTGCACCCCCGAGCAGGTCATCGGGGTCCGGTGGCAGGAGCTCGTGGACGAGCAGACAGCGCCCGTGATGCACGCTGCCATGTCGGGCGAGCGCAGCACCATGGGGCTGGAGAGCACGATCACCTCGGGATCAGGTCACCCGCGACGCGTCCTCTGGTCGGTGGGACGGGCCCTCGAGTCGACGGCCATGACCGCCGACCACGTCGTGCTCACCGGGCTCGACGTCACCCCGACCGGACCTCCCCAAGGCCTCTTCAGCCACGTCGTGAAGGGCAAGTCGACCCCGATGATCGTCGGCACGGACCTCGCCGGCCGGGTGACGCTGTTCAACTCCACCGCCGAGCACGTGCTCGGGCGCTCGGCCTGCGACATGGTCGGACGTGCGCTGCCCGCTGAGCTGTTCGAGCAGGCCGAGATCGCCGAGCGCGCCCACCGCCTCGGCGTACCGGCCGACCTGACGCTGCTCACCCGAGACCTCTCCGGCCTCGACCGGCGGCGCTCCGACGTCGACCTGGGGCCGCTCGACCGCCGACAGCGACGCGGCGGGGGCCCGCAGGACCGGCGCGGAGGGGGTCCGGGCGACCGACGGGACCGGCGCAGCGGGAGCGCCGACGACCGGCGCTCCGGCGGAGCCCAGGACCGCCGCGGGTCAGGCGCGCAGCCCCGGGACTGGACCCTGATCCGCAGCGACGGCGCTCGGCTGACCGCGTCCGTGAGCATCACGCGGGTGGCGGGCGACTCCACCGACCACGTCGGCTACCTCGCCATCGCCGAGGACGTCACCGAGCAGCGGCGCACGCGCAACCTCCTGATCGCGGGCCTGGAGAAGGAGGCCGAGGCCGTACGCCGCCTGCGCGAGCTTGACCGGGCCCGCACCGACTTCGTGGCCACCGTCAGCCACGAGCTGCGCACGCCCATCACCAGCATCCTGGGCTACGTCGAGGTCCTGCTCGACGCCGTCGCCGACCAACCCCCCTCGGTGCACCACGACATGCTCGAGGCCGTGCGCCGCAACGGTGAGCGGATGCACTCCCTGGCCGAGAACCTGCTGACCCTGTCCAGCTTCGAGGCCGGCGAGTTCTCCATGAAGGTCACCTCGCTGGACCTGCGCACGGTGGTCGAGCGGGCCGAGCAGGCCCTACGTCCCTTCATCGACGAGCGGCGCCTGACCACCTCCTTCGAGCTGCCCAGCCACCCGGTCCCCGTGCAGGGCGACCTCGCCCACCTCGAGCGGGTGCTCCTCAACCTGATGAGCAACGCCCTCAAGTTCACCGAGGACGGCGGCCGGGTGACCTGCCGGCTGTCGTCGTGCCACGGACAGGCCGTGCTCGAGGTCGTCGACACCGGCATCGGGGTCCCGGCCGCCGAGCAGGGCCAGCTCTTCACACGGTTCTTCCGGTCGTCGACCGCGGAGAAGCGCGCCATCCAGGGCACCGGCATCGGTCTCAACGTGGTGGACGCGATCGTGCGTCGCCACGGAGGTGTCATCGAGGTGGACTCCGAGGAGGGCCGAGGCACCTCCATGCTGGTCCGCCTGCCACTGCACGTCACCCGGGACCCCGACCCGGTGACGACGACGGACGCCCCTCAGCAGTCAGCAGGGGTCCTGGTCGACTCCTGA
- a CDS encoding DUF4396 domain-containing protein, translated as MPAWVTPVAWVWIVLCVATAVAVAVDVHRGRRHPTVATELVWIASGLYLGPFTLPLYRRQGRAERAGAPRRAAPGTASAAVAGLPGGAASAVAHLVGVPLVLVSGLTIAGIDLWVMIIVIGVLAMLLLVAYERTASRADSSPSGSTPHRSSLASAAVAAVVTVLAFDVGMGGWMLLLHFNEYMPPASEGSFWFLMQAGIVLGLVTGWPAVRWLQRERRAVAPSV; from the coding sequence GTGCCCGCGTGGGTGACGCCCGTGGCGTGGGTGTGGATCGTGCTGTGCGTCGCGACCGCCGTCGCGGTCGCGGTCGACGTCCACCGCGGACGCCGGCACCCGACGGTCGCCACCGAGCTGGTGTGGATCGCCTCGGGCCTCTACCTCGGGCCGTTCACGCTCCCGCTCTACCGCCGGCAGGGCCGGGCGGAGCGAGCCGGGGCGCCGCGGCGCGCGGCGCCCGGCACGGCCTCGGCGGCGGTGGCGGGGCTGCCCGGAGGCGCCGCCTCGGCGGTGGCGCACCTGGTCGGCGTACCGCTGGTGCTGGTGTCGGGCCTCACCATCGCCGGCATCGACCTGTGGGTCATGATCATCGTCATCGGTGTCCTCGCGATGCTGCTGCTCGTCGCCTACGAGCGCACGGCGTCCCGCGCCGACTCCTCGCCCAGCGGTTCCACGCCGCACCGGTCGTCGCTCGCGTCGGCCGCGGTCGCCGCCGTCGTGACGGTGCTGGCCTTCGACGTCGGCATGGGCGGGTGGATGCTCCTGCTGCACTTCAACGAGTACATGCCCCCGGCCAGCGAGGGCAGCTTCTGGTTCCTGATGCAGGCCGGCATCGTCCTGGGCCTCGTCACCGGCTGGCCGGCCGTGCGGTGGCTGCAGCGCGAGAGGCGTGCCGTCGCCCCGTCGGTGTGA
- a CDS encoding DUF4397 domain-containing protein, with product MRTLGTTLGSVVAGALALAPLTAAPSAHAASTAVDPATGQVTVVQAVPGAEVDLAVDGRDRGSALGVGSKTGPLELPAGTHRLRFGGAEGDRAVTTRVTVRPGSSTDVVLHLPASPGAPPVVSTYRVPSTPLGPGKARVLLAHTATVVPADVVLDGTTVFTNIANGEYAEADVPAGTHRASLVATGTTEDPILGPLSVDLAAGTATMVYAVGNPRRGSMQAITHVVGLRADGSVVPRTIDTGSAGLVRGAVVPFTVSSLQPRGRSLPASRP from the coding sequence ATGAGGACGCTCGGCACGACGCTGGGGTCGGTGGTCGCGGGCGCGCTCGCGCTGGCCCCGCTGACGGCCGCGCCCTCGGCTCACGCCGCCAGCACCGCGGTCGATCCCGCCACCGGCCAGGTCACCGTCGTGCAGGCCGTGCCCGGGGCCGAGGTCGACCTGGCCGTCGACGGCCGCGACCGGGGCAGCGCGCTCGGGGTGGGCTCGAAGACGGGCCCGCTGGAGCTGCCGGCCGGCACCCACCGGTTGCGCTTCGGAGGCGCGGAGGGCGACCGAGCGGTCACCACCCGGGTGACGGTCCGGCCGGGCTCGAGCACCGACGTGGTGCTCCACCTGCCCGCCTCGCCGGGCGCTCCGCCGGTCGTGAGCACCTACCGGGTGCCGAGCACGCCGCTGGGCCCGGGCAAGGCGCGGGTGCTGCTGGCCCACACCGCCACCGTCGTGCCCGCCGACGTCGTCCTCGACGGCACGACGGTCTTCACCAACATCGCCAACGGGGAGTACGCCGAGGCGGACGTGCCGGCCGGCACCCACCGGGCCTCGCTCGTCGCGACGGGCACCACCGAGGACCCGATCCTCGGGCCGCTGTCGGTCGACCTCGCCGCGGGCACGGCCACGATGGTCTACGCCGTCGGCAACCCCCGGCGCGGCTCGATGCAGGCCATCACCCACGTTGTGGGCCTGCGCGCGGACGGATCCGTGGTGCCCCGCACCATCGACACCGGGTCGGCCGGGTTGGTGCGCGGTGCGGTGGTGCCCTTCACCGTGTCGTCGCTGCAGCCCCGCGGCCGGTCCCTGCCCGCGAGCCGGCCGTGA